A genome region from Streptomyces xanthophaeus includes the following:
- the cobG gene encoding precorrin-3B synthase — MPQPPSAASSRDEPVIRERGDACPGALRLHAADDGFLARVRLPGGLLTRRQASALALAADRFGDGHLELTSRGNVQLRGLADGCGAGLAELLDGAGLLPAPSHERVRNIVATPLSGLEGPDRPDALAWALEFDRLLCASPWAAALSGRFLFAFDDGRGDVASLGPDVTVLGRPDGRALVLLGRAADAVELAGQDAPGAVLTAARYFLDAAAEAGTQAWRVAELPAEHSLNTAEFGRRLDAAGLPATNAGPVDRPYAPPPTPSGADGRDRATLCVLPPLGRLDSAQWRVLAQVADEGSGELRVTPWRSVILPAASAHGAARIEDAGLILAPGSAWESVTACTGRPGCAKSRADVRADARAVADRARGPLPVHWSGCERRCGHPRGTAWVDLVATGSGYRLAAPGRPVRDDVRPSELAAALADARTDPDVVKK, encoded by the coding sequence ATGCCCCAGCCCCCCTCCGCCGCATCGTCGCGGGACGAACCCGTCATACGGGAGCGCGGTGACGCCTGCCCGGGCGCGCTGCGGCTGCACGCGGCGGACGACGGGTTCCTGGCGCGGGTCCGGCTGCCGGGCGGGCTGCTCACAAGGCGGCAGGCCTCGGCGCTGGCGCTCGCCGCCGACCGGTTCGGGGACGGGCACCTGGAGCTGACCTCGCGCGGCAACGTGCAGCTGCGCGGACTGGCCGACGGGTGCGGCGCCGGGCTCGCGGAGCTGCTGGACGGGGCCGGGCTGCTCCCCGCGCCCAGCCACGAACGGGTCCGGAACATCGTGGCGACGCCCCTGTCAGGCCTGGAGGGGCCGGACCGGCCCGACGCGCTCGCCTGGGCCTTGGAGTTCGACCGGCTGCTGTGCGCGAGCCCCTGGGCGGCCGCACTCTCCGGGCGGTTCCTGTTCGCCTTCGACGACGGGCGCGGCGACGTGGCCTCGCTCGGCCCCGACGTGACCGTCCTCGGCCGCCCCGACGGCCGGGCGCTGGTCCTGCTCGGCCGGGCCGCCGACGCCGTGGAGCTGGCCGGGCAGGATGCCCCCGGGGCGGTGCTGACGGCCGCCCGGTACTTCCTCGACGCCGCCGCCGAAGCGGGCACCCAGGCCTGGCGGGTCGCCGAACTGCCCGCCGAACACAGCCTGAACACCGCCGAGTTCGGCCGGCGCCTCGACGCCGCGGGGCTTCCCGCGACGAACGCCGGCCCCGTGGACCGGCCGTACGCGCCGCCGCCCACGCCGTCGGGCGCGGACGGGCGGGACCGCGCCACCCTGTGCGTACTGCCCCCGCTCGGCCGGCTCGACTCCGCGCAGTGGCGGGTCCTGGCGCAGGTCGCGGACGAGGGGAGCGGCGAGCTGCGCGTCACCCCGTGGCGCAGCGTCATCCTGCCCGCGGCGAGCGCCCACGGAGCCGCCCGCATCGAGGACGCCGGGCTGATCCTCGCCCCCGGCAGCGCCTGGGAGTCCGTCACCGCCTGTACCGGGCGGCCCGGTTGTGCGAAATCCCGCGCGGACGTACGCGCCGACGCGCGGGCCGTCGCCGACCGGGCTCGGGGTCCGCTGCCCGTGCACTGGTCCGGCTGCGAGCGCCGCTGCGGACATCCGCGCGGCACCGCCTGGGTGGACCTGGTCGCCACCGGCTCCGGATACCGGCTCGCCGCGCCCGGCCGTCCCGTACGCGACGACGTACGGCCCTCCGAACTTGCCGCGGCACTCGCGGACGCCCGCACCGACCCCGACGTAGTGAAGAAATGA
- the cobN gene encoding cobaltochelatase subunit CobN gives MILLLSTSDTDLLSARAANTADAPVPYRFANPSRLPLDDLPGLLDGVDLVVVRLLGGLRAWQDGLDLLLAPGQTRPVVVLTGEQAPDAQLMEASTVPIGIAAEAHGYLAHGGPANLDQLARFLSDTILLTGHGFEPPAASPTWGPLERTPGTTTGPRIAVLYYRAHQMSGNTSFVHALCDAIEAHDAQALPLYVSSLRTPEPELIAALESADAVVTTVLAAGGTKPATASAGGDDESWDAGALAGLGVPILQALCLTGSRSAWEENDEGLSPLDAATQVAVPEFDGRLITVPFSFKELDEDGLPAYVADPERAARVAGIAVRHARLRHIDRRDKKVALVLSAYPTKHSRIGNAVGLDTPASAVELLRTLIAGGYDFGPTADIPGLVSGDGDELIRALIEAGGHDQDWLTEEQLARNPVRIPAADYKRWFAELPAELRDSVTEHWGEAPGNMFVDRSANPEGDIVLAALRRGNLLILIQPPRGFGENPIAIYHDPDLPPSHHYLAAYRWIQARAEDGGFGADAMIHLGKHGNLEWLPGKNAGLSAACAPDAALGDLPLIYPFLVNDPGEGTQAKRRVHATLVDHLVPPMARAESYGDIARLEQHLDEYAQISAMDPAKLPAIRAQIWTLIQAAKLDHDLGLQERPDDDGFDDFLLHVDGWLCEVKDAQIRDGLHVLGGAPTGEARVNLVLAILRARQIWGGTTALPGLREALGLDESKATRTSADAVEEQARALVQAMEDANWALDAVSAVAADHSADVAAVLSFAAREVVPRLAGTTDEITHVVAALDGRFIPAGPSGSPLRGLVNVLPTGRNFYSVDPKAVPSRLAWETGQALAESLLNRYRTDNGEWPASVGLSLWGTSAMRTSGDDVAEALSLLGIRPVWDEASRRVTGLEPIPLDELGRPRIDVTLRISGFFRDAFPHVIGLLDDAVRLAASLDEPADQNFVRAHAQADLAEHGDERRATTRIFGSRPGTYGAGILQLIDSRDWRTDADLAEVYTVWGGYAYGRGLEGRPARDEMETAYKRITVAAKNTDTREHDIADSDDYFQYHGGMVATVRALRGTAPEAYIGDSTRPETVKTRTLVEETSRVFRARVVNPKWIEAMRRHGYKGAFELAATVDYLFGYDATTGVVADWMYDKLTETYVLDPTNRAFLEEANPWALHGIAERLLEAESRGMWEKPDPQILESLRQVYLDTEGNLEGESE, from the coding sequence ATGATTCTGCTGCTGTCGACGTCCGACACCGATCTGCTCAGCGCCCGCGCAGCGAACACGGCGGACGCCCCCGTCCCGTACCGGTTCGCGAACCCCTCCCGTCTCCCCCTCGACGACCTCCCCGGCCTCCTCGACGGGGTCGACCTGGTCGTCGTACGCCTCCTCGGCGGCCTCCGCGCCTGGCAGGACGGCCTCGACCTGCTGCTGGCCCCGGGCCAGACCCGCCCGGTCGTGGTGCTGACCGGCGAGCAGGCGCCGGACGCGCAGCTCATGGAGGCCTCCACGGTCCCCATCGGCATCGCCGCCGAGGCGCACGGCTACCTCGCCCACGGCGGCCCGGCCAACCTGGACCAGCTGGCCCGGTTCCTCTCCGACACCATCCTGCTGACCGGCCACGGCTTCGAGCCCCCGGCCGCCTCCCCCACCTGGGGCCCGCTGGAGCGCACGCCCGGGACCACCACGGGTCCGCGGATCGCCGTGCTGTACTACCGCGCCCACCAGATGAGCGGGAACACCTCCTTCGTCCACGCCCTGTGCGACGCGATCGAGGCCCACGACGCCCAGGCGCTGCCGCTGTACGTGTCCTCCCTGCGCACCCCCGAGCCGGAGCTGATCGCGGCGCTGGAGTCGGCCGACGCGGTCGTCACCACCGTTCTCGCGGCCGGCGGCACCAAGCCCGCCACCGCCTCGGCGGGCGGCGACGACGAGTCCTGGGACGCGGGCGCGCTCGCCGGCCTCGGCGTGCCGATCCTGCAGGCCCTGTGCCTGACCGGCTCGCGCTCCGCCTGGGAGGAGAACGACGAGGGCCTCTCCCCGCTGGACGCCGCCACGCAGGTCGCGGTGCCCGAGTTCGACGGCCGTCTGATCACCGTCCCGTTCTCCTTCAAGGAGCTCGACGAGGACGGCCTGCCCGCCTACGTGGCCGACCCCGAGCGGGCCGCCCGGGTCGCGGGGATCGCCGTACGCCACGCCCGGCTGCGGCACATCGACCGCCGTGACAAGAAGGTCGCGCTGGTCCTTTCCGCGTACCCGACCAAGCACTCCCGCATCGGCAACGCGGTCGGCCTCGACACCCCGGCCAGCGCCGTGGAGCTGCTGCGCACCCTCATCGCCGGCGGCTACGACTTCGGGCCGACCGCGGACATCCCCGGTCTGGTCTCGGGCGACGGCGACGAACTGATCCGCGCCCTGATCGAGGCCGGCGGCCACGACCAGGACTGGCTGACCGAGGAGCAGCTGGCCCGCAACCCGGTCCGCATCCCGGCCGCCGACTACAAGCGGTGGTTCGCCGAGCTCCCGGCCGAGCTGCGCGACAGCGTCACCGAGCACTGGGGCGAGGCCCCGGGCAACATGTTCGTGGACCGCTCCGCGAACCCGGAGGGCGACATCGTGCTCGCGGCCCTGCGCCGCGGGAACCTCCTCATCCTCATCCAGCCGCCGCGCGGCTTCGGCGAGAACCCGATCGCGATCTACCACGACCCGGACCTGCCGCCGTCGCACCACTACCTGGCCGCGTACCGCTGGATCCAGGCGCGCGCCGAGGACGGCGGATTCGGTGCCGACGCGATGATCCACCTGGGCAAGCACGGCAACCTGGAGTGGCTGCCGGGCAAGAACGCCGGCCTCTCCGCGGCGTGCGCGCCCGACGCCGCCCTGGGCGACCTGCCCCTCATCTACCCGTTCCTGGTCAACGACCCGGGCGAGGGCACCCAGGCCAAGCGCCGCGTGCACGCCACCCTGGTCGACCACCTGGTGCCGCCGATGGCGCGCGCGGAGTCGTACGGCGACATCGCGCGCCTGGAGCAGCACCTGGACGAGTACGCCCAGATCTCGGCGATGGACCCGGCGAAGCTGCCGGCCATCCGGGCCCAGATCTGGACCCTGATCCAGGCGGCGAAGCTCGACCACGACCTCGGTCTGCAGGAGCGTCCGGACGACGACGGCTTCGACGACTTCCTGCTGCACGTCGACGGCTGGCTGTGCGAGGTCAAGGACGCCCAGATCCGCGACGGTCTGCACGTGCTCGGCGGCGCGCCGACCGGTGAGGCCCGGGTCAACCTGGTCCTCGCGATCCTGCGCGCCCGTCAGATCTGGGGCGGTACGACGGCCCTCCCGGGTCTGCGCGAGGCGCTCGGTCTGGACGAGTCCAAGGCCACCCGCACCTCGGCGGACGCCGTCGAGGAGCAGGCCCGCGCCCTGGTCCAGGCGATGGAGGACGCGAACTGGGCCCTCGACGCCGTGTCCGCGGTCGCGGCGGACCACTCGGCGGACGTCGCGGCGGTCCTGTCCTTCGCGGCCCGCGAGGTGGTCCCGCGCCTGGCCGGCACCACGGACGAGATCACCCACGTGGTCGCGGCCCTGGACGGCCGCTTCATCCCGGCGGGTCCGTCCGGCTCGCCGCTGCGCGGCCTGGTCAACGTCCTGCCGACCGGCCGCAACTTCTACTCGGTCGACCCCAAGGCCGTCCCCTCCCGCCTGGCGTGGGAGACGGGCCAGGCGCTCGCCGAGTCCCTCCTCAACCGGTACCGCACGGACAACGGCGAATGGCCGGCCTCGGTCGGCCTGTCCCTGTGGGGCACGAGCGCGATGCGCACCTCCGGCGACGACGTCGCCGAAGCCCTCTCGCTGCTGGGCATCCGCCCGGTCTGGGACGAGGCCTCGCGCCGCGTCACCGGCCTGGAGCCGATCCCGCTCGACGAGCTGGGCCGCCCGCGCATCGACGTGACGCTGCGCATCTCGGGCTTCTTCCGGGACGCGTTCCCGCACGTGATCGGCCTGCTGGACGACGCGGTACGCCTGGCGGCGTCCCTGGACGAGCCCGCGGACCAGAACTTCGTCCGGGCCCACGCCCAGGCGGATCTGGCCGAGCACGGCGACGAGCGGCGCGCGACGACCCGTATCTTCGGCTCGCGCCCGGGCACGTACGGAGCCGGCATCCTGCAGCTGATCGACTCGCGCGACTGGCGTACGGACGCCGACCTCGCGGAGGTCTACACGGTGTGGGGCGGCTACGCGTACGGCCGGGGCCTGGAAGGACGCCCCGCCCGGGACGAGATGGAGACGGCCTACAAGCGCATCACGGTCGCGGCGAAGAACACGGACACCCGCGAGCACGACATCGCGGACTCGGACGACTACTTCCAGTACCACGGCGGCATGGTGGCCACGGTCCGCGCCCTGCGCGGCACCGCCCCCGAGGCCTACATCGGTGACTCCACCCGCCCGGAGACGGTCAAGACCCGCACCCTGGTCGAGGAGACCAGCCGCGTCTTCCGCGCCCGCGTCGTGAACCCCAAGTGGATCGAGGCGATGCGCCGCCACGGGTACAAGGGCGCCTTCGAGCTCGCGGCGACGGTGGACTACCTCTTCGGCTACGATGCCACGACGGGCGTGGTCGCGGACTGGATGTACGACAAGCTCACCGAGACGTACGTCCTGGACCCGACGAACCGCGCCTTCCTGGAGGAGGCCAACCCCTGGGCCCTGCACGGCATCGCGGAGCGCCTGCTGGAGGCCGAGTCGCGCGGCATGTGGGAGAAGCCGGACCCGCAGATCCTCGAATCGCTGCGCCAGGTCTACCTGGACACGGAGGGCAACCTGGAGGGCGAGTCGGAGTAG
- a CDS encoding immunity 49 family protein has product MNRDNSPESSAGHGGESAEELLRGVHARLLPVGLITPEVAGGMRYARVVADELVFAYAYDGPTSVRSLTDEDVERVGIEELGQAAYANLMRVPVTHEEISLEGHATLQSVFGDSHFVASKALYLGELARQVTGESLPSAGALVVVPTRHLLAFHPIADGSVADALNDLAMYGLGAYEDGPGRLSPRVYWWHRGGLTSLTVVDENTRTLSLQPPQHLLGLLKGLVRLDRAGRIAVPGADRAVPDPTALTRATVESVARFAHDPSGLGDAFDSALALAHVRCVADPSASDVVTWDAWETAVRLGSALFAGAESAQWYLGEENTLRLPATAAAPPADARAWLDAVYLALACRAHDRVARLCGVPMKTLRQDGTVDAYVLHWIDTLQTYLTGGSGDAVVEKLLAAMQASLPETLTHSPDEFVNRVDYQPVALFHRLFTRDHEAFGEVLAEALAEHGGYWGESTAPRARVALGPLAMACLAHDQGFPLDPELPFLPGYLVDGKRVEHIS; this is encoded by the coding sequence GTGAATCGAGACAACTCACCTGAATCCAGTGCCGGTCACGGCGGCGAGAGTGCCGAGGAGCTGCTGCGCGGGGTGCACGCCCGGCTGTTGCCCGTCGGGTTGATCACCCCGGAGGTCGCCGGTGGCATGCGGTACGCCCGGGTCGTGGCCGACGAGCTGGTCTTCGCCTACGCCTACGACGGGCCCACCAGCGTGCGCTCCCTCACCGACGAGGACGTGGAGCGCGTCGGGATCGAAGAGTTGGGGCAGGCGGCGTACGCCAACCTGATGCGGGTACCCGTCACGCACGAGGAGATCTCCCTCGAAGGGCACGCCACGCTGCAGTCCGTCTTCGGCGACTCGCATTTCGTGGCCTCCAAGGCGCTGTACCTCGGGGAACTCGCCCGGCAGGTCACCGGTGAGTCGCTGCCGTCCGCCGGCGCACTCGTCGTCGTCCCCACACGGCACCTGCTGGCCTTCCACCCGATAGCCGACGGCTCGGTGGCGGATGCCCTCAACGACCTGGCCATGTACGGCCTGGGCGCCTACGAGGACGGGCCCGGGCGCCTGTCGCCGCGTGTGTACTGGTGGCACCGGGGCGGCCTGACCTCGCTCACGGTCGTCGACGAGAACACCCGCACGCTGTCGCTGCAGCCGCCGCAGCACCTGCTCGGACTGTTGAAGGGGCTGGTCCGTCTCGACCGTGCGGGCCGCATCGCCGTGCCCGGCGCGGACCGTGCGGTCCCGGACCCCACCGCCCTCACCCGCGCGACCGTGGAGTCGGTGGCCCGGTTCGCGCACGACCCGTCGGGGCTGGGCGACGCCTTCGACTCGGCCCTGGCCCTCGCCCACGTCCGCTGCGTCGCCGACCCCAGCGCCTCCGACGTGGTCACGTGGGACGCGTGGGAGACGGCCGTGCGGCTCGGATCCGCGCTGTTCGCCGGTGCCGAGTCGGCGCAGTGGTACTTGGGCGAGGAGAACACCCTGCGGCTGCCCGCCACGGCCGCGGCTCCGCCCGCGGACGCCCGCGCCTGGCTCGACGCCGTCTACCTCGCGCTCGCCTGCCGCGCGCACGACCGGGTGGCCCGGCTGTGCGGGGTCCCGATGAAGACGCTGCGGCAGGACGGCACCGTCGACGCCTACGTCCTGCACTGGATCGACACCCTCCAGACCTACCTCACCGGCGGCTCCGGCGACGCGGTCGTGGAGAAGCTGCTCGCCGCCATGCAGGCGTCCCTGCCCGAGACGCTGACCCATTCCCCGGACGAGTTCGTGAACCGCGTCGACTACCAGCCGGTCGCGCTCTTCCACCGCCTCTTCACGCGGGACCATGAGGCCTTCGGTGAGGTGCTCGCCGAAGCCCTCGCGGAACACGGCGGCTACTGGGGCGAGTCGACGGCGCCGCGCGCCCGGGTCGCGCTCGGCCCGCTCGCCATGGCCTGCCTCGCCCACGACCAGGGCTTCCCGCTCGACCCGGAACTGCCGTTCCTGCCCGGGTACCTCGTCGACGGCAAGAGGGTCGAGCACATCTCCTGA
- a CDS encoding FG-GAP-like repeat-containing protein, translating into MAALLAVAVAVPVGVQLGGGEKPKGKASGGESGPVAAPQARKLAAETGKDVEVTADRSANTTTWAQPDGLFKKRISSSAVRAKVGDAWKAIDTDLQRVEGGFAAKAVNGSVVFSAGSDGARVTRGVVRSALTVDAPGQVWTELVRLNVDGHDMSVSWPGVLPAPVIDGPRALYENVRPGIDLLMTAQDGGYSHLLVIKDKQAAADPLIAEMNYRLASPDLQFQLDAGSGAMSVRDAKGEEVAGSPSPLMWDSSGKVATTDDVPAWKAPAAAKQHPTLGLAGLAGAERAHLSVAAASFKDGTLSLKPDAALLNAADTVYPVFVDPSYKGHKHAWSLLYKTAGNSSFYNGQNYNASGTNEARVGYESDSGGTSRSVFNFYFGPELYGAGIQSASVRALQTYSWSCSQKAMDIYSTPFVSSSSTWNNTTDWWGNKVATEMAGYGYNSSCPDNWVAPDIKGLVTQAASANWGALSLGFKAPNESDSYYWKKILANGESAPYIEVVYNTRPDIPVASNMNTSPGGPCLTTGTGTSIGKTDVSFQAKGSDRDGNLKQVQIEVWDAESGTNIANEWLWPNSDGVVTKSVPWASFTSGRKYFWLSRTQDWDGWWSAGSGPADSGGGGWCTFTVDHSAPANPAVSSAHFPLPGPDAADWSVNPASTPDQIVEIRPNGTAAGTIREYQWSLNKPTWDNKAVPAGDGLASVKLQVDTAGPNVLYVRTVNQAGNVSVPTEYLFYVTPRTGTDKPGDVTGDGFPDLLAVDKDGNLRTYAGDRQGDTDAFIPGAVQDGKPVAPGHFKDPASTVPALIGHATDWHPGDGLTDMIARMPDGKLYIYPGTGTGQFDAGRRIEMQLPASAPDPATFRQIVVTEDVDGDGLPDLFALDADGFWAFSGYTGSSFASYRKMATGWAARDIVGVRDVSGDNIPDLLFRDNANANRTMALRKGKAGVNGGADLTSLQYATSAEGGVDYTYATTAWTRSAWPKVLGTEDTTGDGIPDIWGVEASSGFQYYFKGGTTTYGETTGRDEDNWNTFLTIG; encoded by the coding sequence TTGGCCGCTCTGCTCGCGGTCGCCGTGGCGGTTCCGGTCGGCGTGCAGCTGGGCGGGGGCGAGAAGCCGAAGGGGAAGGCGTCCGGCGGGGAGAGTGGTCCGGTGGCGGCGCCGCAGGCGCGGAAGCTGGCTGCCGAGACGGGCAAGGACGTCGAGGTGACGGCCGACCGGAGTGCGAACACGACGACGTGGGCGCAGCCGGACGGTCTGTTCAAGAAGCGCATCTCCAGCTCCGCCGTCCGGGCGAAGGTCGGTGACGCGTGGAAGGCGATCGACACCGATCTGCAGCGGGTCGAGGGCGGGTTCGCCGCGAAGGCGGTGAACGGGTCCGTGGTCTTCAGTGCCGGCAGCGACGGGGCGCGGGTCACTCGTGGTGTGGTGCGGTCCGCGCTGACGGTGGATGCGCCGGGCCAGGTGTGGACCGAGCTGGTGCGTCTGAATGTCGACGGTCATGACATGTCGGTGAGTTGGCCCGGTGTGCTGCCGGCGCCGGTGATCGACGGTCCGCGGGCGCTGTACGAGAACGTGCGGCCGGGCATCGATCTGCTGATGACGGCTCAGGACGGCGGCTATTCGCATCTGCTGGTCATCAAGGACAAGCAGGCCGCCGCGGATCCGCTGATTGCGGAAATGAACTACCGTCTCGCCTCCCCTGACCTGCAGTTCCAGCTCGACGCCGGGTCCGGCGCGATGTCGGTCCGGGATGCGAAGGGCGAGGAGGTGGCGGGTTCTCCGTCACCGCTGATGTGGGACTCGTCGGGCAAGGTCGCCACCACCGACGACGTGCCCGCCTGGAAGGCCCCGGCGGCCGCGAAGCAGCACCCGACGCTGGGCCTTGCGGGCCTGGCCGGCGCCGAGCGCGCCCACCTGTCCGTGGCCGCGGCCTCCTTCAAGGACGGCACCCTGTCCCTGAAGCCCGACGCCGCGCTGTTGAACGCCGCGGACACGGTGTATCCGGTGTTCGTCGACCCCTCGTACAAGGGTCACAAGCACGCCTGGTCACTGCTCTACAAGACGGCCGGTAATTCGAGCTTCTACAACGGCCAGAACTACAACGCGTCGGGCACGAACGAGGCCCGCGTCGGGTACGAGTCGGATTCCGGCGGCACCTCCCGTTCGGTGTTCAATTTCTATTTCGGGCCCGAGCTGTACGGCGCGGGTATCCAGTCGGCGAGTGTCCGCGCCCTGCAGACGTATTCGTGGTCGTGCAGCCAGAAGGCCATGGACATCTACTCCACCCCGTTCGTGTCCTCGTCCTCGACGTGGAACAACACCACGGACTGGTGGGGAAACAAGGTCGCCACCGAGATGGCCGGCTACGGCTACAACTCCTCCTGCCCCGACAACTGGGTCGCCCCCGACATCAAGGGCCTGGTCACCCAGGCCGCGAGTGCCAACTGGGGTGCGCTGTCACTGGGCTTCAAGGCGCCGAACGAGTCCGACTCCTACTACTGGAAGAAGATCCTCGCCAACGGCGAGAGCGCCCCGTACATCGAGGTCGTCTACAACACCCGGCCCGACATCCCGGTCGCCTCGAACATGAACACCTCCCCGGGCGGCCCGTGCCTGACCACCGGCACCGGCACCAGCATCGGCAAGACGGACGTGTCCTTCCAGGCCAAGGGCAGTGACCGGGACGGCAACCTCAAGCAGGTCCAGATCGAGGTCTGGGACGCCGAGTCCGGAACCAACATCGCCAACGAATGGCTGTGGCCCAACAGCGACGGAGTGGTCACCAAGTCCGTCCCCTGGGCCTCCTTCACCTCCGGCCGCAAGTACTTCTGGCTCTCACGGACCCAGGACTGGGACGGCTGGTGGTCCGCGGGCTCCGGACCCGCCGACTCCGGCGGCGGCGGATGGTGCACCTTCACCGTCGACCACTCCGCACCCGCCAACCCGGCCGTCAGCTCCGCCCACTTCCCGCTGCCCGGCCCCGACGCCGCCGACTGGAGCGTGAACCCCGCCTCCACCCCCGACCAGATCGTCGAGATCCGCCCCAACGGCACCGCGGCCGGCACCATCCGCGAGTACCAGTGGTCCCTGAACAAGCCGACCTGGGACAACAAGGCCGTCCCCGCCGGCGATGGCCTCGCCTCCGTCAAGCTGCAGGTCGACACCGCCGGACCCAACGTCCTGTACGTACGCACCGTCAACCAGGCCGGGAACGTCTCCGTCCCCACCGAATACCTCTTCTACGTCACCCCCCGCACCGGCACCGACAAGCCCGGCGACGTCACCGGCGACGGCTTCCCCGACCTCCTCGCCGTCGACAAGGACGGCAACCTGCGCACCTACGCCGGCGACCGCCAGGGCGACACCGACGCATTCATCCCCGGCGCCGTCCAGGACGGCAAGCCCGTCGCGCCCGGCCACTTCAAGGACCCGGCCTCCACCGTCCCCGCCCTGATCGGACACGCCACCGACTGGCACCCCGGCGACGGCCTCACCGACATGATCGCCCGGATGCCCGACGGCAAGCTGTACATCTACCCCGGCACCGGCACCGGCCAGTTCGACGCCGGCCGCCGCATCGAGATGCAGCTCCCCGCGTCCGCACCCGACCCGGCGACGTTCCGCCAGATCGTCGTCACCGAGGACGTCGACGGCGACGGCCTGCCCGACCTGTTCGCACTGGACGCCGACGGCTTCTGGGCGTTCTCCGGCTACACCGGATCCAGCTTCGCCTCCTACCGAAAGATGGCCACCGGCTGGGCCGCCCGCGACATCGTCGGCGTCCGCGACGTCTCCGGCGACAACATTCCCGACCTCCTCTTCCGCGACAACGCCAACGCCAACCGCACCATGGCACTGCGCAAGGGCAAGGCCGGCGTCAACGGAGGCGCTGACCTGACCTCCCTGCAGTACGCGACGAGCGCGGAAGGCGGCGTCGACTACACCTACGCCACGACCGCCTGGACCCGCAGCGCCTGGCCCAAGGTCCTCGGCACCGAGGACACCACCGGCGACGGCATCCCCGACATCTGGGGTGTCGAGGCGAGCAGCGGCTTCCAGTACTACTTCAAGGGCGGCACCACCACCTACGGAGAAACCACCGGACGCGACGAGGACAACTGGAACACCTTCCTCACCATCGGGTAA